The Chloroflexota bacterium nucleotide sequence CGATATCGTCCGGGCGATCAAATCGCGGGCTGGACGCGGGGTGGACCGGAGGCGGGGGGATGGTGGGCGCCCCGAACGTGCTGCGCGGTCGAACCGTGCGGGACCCGGGCTGCAGGCCGGTCGCGATCAAGGTGATTTTCACTTCCGACTTCGCATTGGGCACGATCACCGTGCCAAAGATGATGTTGGCGTCCTTGTCGACCAGATCCTGAACTGCCTGCGCGGCCTCGTTGACCTCCATCAGGGTGAGGTCGGAGCCACCAGTGATGTTCATGAGGATCCCGTGCGCGCCTTCGATCGATGCATCGAGCAGGGGGCTGCTGATGGCCGCCTGCGCGGCCTGAAGCGCGCGATTGTCGCCGGTCCCCTCGCCGATTGCCATCATCGCGGTTCCCGCGCCAGACATGACCGATTTCACGTCGGCGAAGTCGAGATTGATCAGACCGGTCTGCGTGACGAGGTCTGAGATCCCCTGCACGCCCTGGCGCAGCACGTCGTCGGCGAGTCGGAACGCTTCAACGACCGGAAGATTTCGGTCGCCCAGCGCGAGAAGGCGATCGTTGGGGATCACGATGAGGGCATCGACGCGATCGCGCAGCAGCTCCACGCCCTTGTCGGCCACGCGCGCTCTGCGGGACCCCTCGAAGGTGAAGGGGATGGTCACGATGCCGACGGTGAGGGCGCGCTCGTCCCGCGCGATCTCCGCGACGACCGGGGCGGCGCCGGTCCCGGTTCCTCCGCCCATGCCGGCCGTGATGAACACCATGTCCGCGCCTTTGATCACGTCGCGGATTTCGTCTTCACTTGCCTGGGCCGCCTTTTCACCGACTCCCGGGTCGCCACCGGCCCCGAGCCCCTTGGTGAGCTTTTGGCCCATGACCATCTTGCAGCGTGCGCTCGAGATCCCCAGCGCTTGCGCGTCGGTGTTCAGTGCAACGAAGTCGACGCCCTGCACCGACGCGTCGATCATCCGGTTGACCGCGTTGTTGCCGCCGCCGCCAACCCCGATGATTTTCACTTCGGTGAAGCCTTTGGCTCCGCCCCCAGCCTGATCGTCGAGAATTCGCTCGACAACGGGTTCACCGCGAGCTGTCTGAAACAGCCGCTCCGGATCGAACCCCGAGGAAATCTTAGACACGATTCATCACCTCTTGAGCAAGTTGCACGTATGATTCGGCGGCCCGTTCGGCGCCTCCGTAGCAGAAGACGGAAGTTCCCGCCGATCCCGCTTCTAGGATCTTGCTGTTGGTCCCGATCTCGGTGGCGAATACGAGGTCGCCCCAGCGCTCCCGCAGGTAGTTCGAGACGGCACGTTCCTCTCGAAGCCGCCGATCGAGCTTACTCAACAGAATCCCGAGGACTTTGAGCGAAGCGTTCAAATACAGGATCTCCTGGATGCTCTCCTCGAGCATCTGCAGACCTTGAAGGGAGAAGTAGCGCGCCTCGGTCGGGATGATAACGCGCGTGGCCGCGACGAGCGCGTTGATTGTCAGCAATCCCAGCGATGGCGGCGTATCGATGAGTACGAAGTCGTAGCGGTCGGAAACGGTGAGGATTTGATCGCGAAGTCGCAGCTCGCGACCCAGCTTGGTCATCAGGGCCGCCTCCGCCGCCGCGAGGGGGATCGAGGCCGGGACGACGGAGATGGACCCGGGCGCATGGTTGATGGCCTCGAGGATGGGCATCCGGCACGCCCGATCCAGTAGGGCCTGGGCGACGGTTTCCTCGACTTGCCGATTCAAACCGAAGGCAGCCGTCAGATTGCCCTGGGGGTCGAGGTCCACCAGGAGCACGCGCTGCCCGAGCTGGGCGAGAGATGCGCCCAGATTGGCCGTTGTGGTGGTTTTCCCCACACCGCCTTTTTGGTTCGCAATGGCAATAACCGTTGTCATCCGCAGGTCCATGCGCATCGGGACTCAGGATGTTAGGCCGCGAGTCGTGCGCACGATAGTGCAAAACCCGAGCATAGCAGGAACTGTAATGGTTTTGTGATGTCGGCTGAGAGCAATCATTGGCTGCCGGCTATGTGTTCCGTTCCCGTTGTTTTGAATCAATGGTGTCGGGGGCCGATGAGTCCTTGGACCCATTGCCCAAAACCGCCGCGCTTGGGTTTGGCGGCTGCTTCCACCTTGACCTGCGCAAGTTTGGCGGCGAAGGCCTGGATCGCCTGAATGGTGGGATGGTCGGGATGCGTCAAGGCGAGGGGCACTCCGCGATCGATGGAATCGAGGACCGCGTCCTCGGCGTATGGAAGCGTGAGGCCTATGCGCTCGCCGAGGTGCTGTTCGAGCTCGGTCTGACCGATGCGGGCACGTGGGTGGATCTGATTGAGCACCAGCACCCGCCGCTCGGCCGGGGTTTGCAGCGCTGCGAAGACGTCGAGGGTCGACTGCATCACCTTGACGGTCGTCATGTCGGGCGCCAGGGGGAGCAGGATCAGGTCGCTTTGGTCGAATACGCCGAGATTCAACTCCGAGAACGTCGGGTTTGTGTCGACAATGACCCACTTGTAGCGCGCCCGAACTTGCGGCAGGATCGCGCTTACGGCCGCAGCGCTCACCAGCTCCGCCGTCTGTGGCGATGGTGGGGCAGGAAGGACGTCGATTCCGCTGTCGTGATGGATGATGACGCTCTGGATGACGTCCCAATCGATCGTCGACGGGTCGGCCGGCAGGTCGGCGAGCGTGAGCTTTGGACTGAGGTTCATGTGGACGCCTACGGCCCCGCGCTCCGTGCTGAGGTCGATGATCAACACGCTCTGCTGAGCAACCTGGCGGAACGCGACGGCGAGGTTCACGGCGATGGTGGTGGTGCCCACGCCGCCCTTCAGCGAAAAGACGGTCACGATTTGTCCCGCCGTGGGGTCGAGTACGATTTCGCCTTGGGCAGGCCGTGACGACGCGGGGACTCGGTAGACCAGCGTCGTCTTTCCCACCTTGATCACATCACCGTCAGCCAGCATGCGGGGCGCCGAGATCTCCTCGGTGTAATTGACCCACGTGCCGTTGGCGCTGTCGAGATCGTGAATCGAAAAGCCGTCCAGCTCCTTCACGACCTTCGCATGCGGCCGCGACACCGCGCGGTCGTTGAGCTGAATGTCGTAGTCCGCATCGTCTGCGGCTCGACCGATGACAGTCACGTCCTTCACCAGAGGGAAGATGCTGCCCGTCTCTGGCCCGAAGTTGACGACCAGATGGAATTGATCGGAAGGGTCTGTGACCGCGGGGCCCGTTCGGGTAGGCGCTCCGGCGGCAACCTCCGGGTGCGCGCGCACGAGTTCCTCCGCTGCTTGTCCCGGCAGCGCCTGTCCGGGCTCTACGGCGCGCAGGGCGTCGGTGCCGCCGCGGACCCCGGCGGGCTCGATCTCTTCCGGGATAAGTTGAGTCGCCGAGGCCTCGCCAATTTCTTCGGGCATGGCCGCGGGAATAGGAGTCTCGAACCGGAAGACGCTGCTCCCGATGCGAATTTCGTCACCGTCGGCGAGGAGCACGGGCTGCTTCACCTGCTCGCCGTTCAAGAACGTCCCGTTTGCGCTCTGGAGATCCTCCAGCCACACCCCGCCGTCGCGGCCCTCAATGCGAGCGTGGGTGCGACTGACGAGGCGGTCGCCCTCGAGTCGGATGTCGTTGCCCTCCGCGCGGCCGATGGTCACGGATGGCGCGATGGGAGTTCGCCCGTCGGCTGAGACGAGGTAACCGGCGACTTCCGGCTCCACCCATTCCGGTTCGGCGACCGGCTCGGGAGGCACCTGGGCCTGTCCGATCATGGTCGCGTCGGACGAAGCCGCCTCCTCCGGCTCAAGCTGCGCTTGTTCTTCTTCGGGTGCCCACGGTTCCTGGGCGACCGGCCCACGGGCCTCCTCTTCGCCGACCCATACGGTGGGCGCCGGCTCGGGCTCGACCAGCACGGTTGCGCCGCCCTCTGCCTCGGGGCCGCCCGCGGCGCTCGGGAATCCTTCCAGGGCGACCGTGGCCTCTGCGCCAACCTCGCCCATCGGGACAGAGATCTGCTGCTGGCTGACGCTCATCACGGTTCTGCCGACGCGGATCTCGTCTCCCTCCCGCAGTTGCTGCTCTTCATAGATCCGCTCGCCGTTGACGAAGGTCCCGTTCAAGCTGCCGAGATCGACGACGGCGATGCCGTCAGCGGTCACCTGAATCCGGGCGTGCTGGCGCGAGAGTGCCGTGTCGCTAATGACGATGTCATTGCCAGGCACGCGGCCGATGGTCATTGTCCGCCGAAGGGGGATCGTTTGCGGCGGCGCGCCCTCCGTCTGCCACGTCAGTTGTACTTCCAGGAGCGGCTGCCCGCAGTTGGCACACGTTGCGGCATCGGCTGCGCTCTCGGTCCCACAAAACGGGCAGATCATTCACGGCCTCCTTGGCATGTCATGGGCTGGGCTTCGCCGGTCGCGCGGATGCGTGAGGACTCCGGCACATCACGGGCGCGAAATGGGCTGAGTGTCCTGAATTTCGAGCGGGTCGATCATTTCGGTCCGGTCGGTGTCGCTATCCGTCGGATCGCCCAGCACGCGGCACACAATAGCCGAGATGTTGTCAACGCCGCCAGCTTCATTCGCCGCGGCGATGAGCGCATCGGCTGCCGCCTGCGCCGAGAGCGAGTCAATAATCTGAAGGATCTTCTCCCCCGGCACCATGCCCCAAAGTCCGTCCGAGCAGACGAGAATCGCGTCGCCGGGCTCGACCCGGAATCGAGGATAGACCTCGACGTCCACCTGGGGTCGACCACCGAGGGACCGCGTAACGACGTTGCGCATTGGATGGCGCATCGCTTCTTCTGGGGTAATCTTCCCCACGGCAAGGAGTTCCGCCACCCAGGAGTGGTCGTGCGTGAGCTGCTGGATCTCGCTCTTTCGGATCACGTACACGCGGCTGTCGCCGACGTTTGCGGCGACCAACTCGTTTCCTCGAAGAACCGCGACCGCGATCGTGGTCCCCATGCCGGCGCGCTCCGCATCGCGGTTCGCTTCCTGGACGACCATGTCGTTCGCGGTGGTCAGCGCCCGGGTGAGCGCATCCTCGAGGTCCGAGAACAGGTCGCCGTAGTAGGCTTGTTTGACCGCTTCCACGGCGGTACGGCTCGCGACCTCGCCGGCGGCATACCCGCCCATTCCGTCCGCGACGACGAAGAGCAATCCCCGATGGGCCGTCTCAACATCGATGTCCGGCTGGTAGACACCGAGGAAATCTTCGTTGTGGTCTCGCCGGCGGCCGATGTCTGTTCGATGGCCGATGTCTAATCGCATGGGTTAACTCTCCCCGTGCCTCAACGCACGTCGGCCAGCAAAGCCTTTCAGTGAGCCTGCGCCACGAATGGCCTAGCCAGCGTGGGCGTGCTCCGATATTCGCTTTCGAGCGACGACAAAATGTGAGATCCCAAATGCTCGGAGCGCGGTGTGCTCTGCCACGTCGGCAAGCCCCTGCAGCCAACGCCCGAGTATACGGTGTCGCTCCGTTATGTTATCGAACCCCGGATAGATGTGGGAGCAGACGGTAAAGTCGACGTTCAGTCCCCTGAAGAGCCGCTTGATTCCGCGTCGCGTGTAGATGCGGACATGGTGGCAGAAGATGTTTCGCACGGCATCCGGCGTGTAGTTCACGAACGGACAGAGACGAAAAATGAAGCGTTTCCCGAGATAGAAGCCGTGCGTTTCGAACGGATACATCCGGTTCGGGGCGAAGATAATCAGGTCGCCGCCCGGCCGAAGGCACCGAACCGCCTCGCGAATCGTCGCAGCGTCGCTGGCCACGTGCTCGATGACCTCGTGCAGCAGGATCACGTCGAAGGTCTCGTCGTCGAAGGGGAGCTGCTCCGCGGCGGCATGGTAGATGTTCGGCAAGCGCGCGGACGCCTGCCGAACTTTCTCCTCGTCGATGTCGACGCCGTACACCTCGTCGGAAAAGTCGCGAAATCGATGGACGTACGTCCCGATCCCGCAGCCAACGTCCAGGATGCGTTGGTTTTCCAGCGGAACGTACTTTCGGATGAGATCGAGGCGCCTGTCCTGTCCGCGTCGCCAGACGTAGCTCGGGTGCCCGAGCGTGATGAACTTCTCCTGGGTGATCGCTGACATGCGGCGCGCCACCGCCTCCCGTTGAACCTCATCGAATGTTGCAACAGGGTATCAAACATCCGGCGCGGCTACAACCGACTGGCGCAAAAACAGAAACCGAGCAATAGCGCCCGCGTCGCACGATTCGTAACATGCCAATTCGCGCACGCACGGACTTCCGGGCGCCTTCGGGATCCGCGGGGAACCTTGGCGCGAGCGGGACTCGCAGCGTCGCTTACGGGGTCGCCTGCGCGACGCGCTCGTGGAGGTCTATGGCGCTTTGGTATGTCTTCGGGTCCAGAAGGTGCTTGAACTTCCGCATGAACGACGTCACTCCCGCGCGGGGGACCAGACCTTCGCGCACCATTCGAGTCAGCTCACTGAGGCTCATGTGGCAGTCCTTGTAGAGCTGCACGTAGCGCTCGATGAACTGATGAATGGGTAACGCAGTTGGGAGGACTGGGTGGAGGAAGTCAAAGTAGCGCCGGTCCTGCGTGATGAGCTGGTCCTTGTATTTTTGCCAGTCCACCGTTCCTGGGAGCGGCGTGTGGATCGTGAATTGCGGGCACTCAATTCCGAGCCGCTTGTTGTATTCGGTGAGGTGATCAAACTTTTCGTGCAGCCA carries:
- the ftsZ gene encoding cell division protein FtsZ, producing the protein MLDDQAGGGAKGFTEVKIIGVGGGGNNAVNRMIDASVQGVDFVALNTDAQALGISSARCKMVMGQKLTKGLGAGGDPGVGEKAAQASEDEIRDVIKGADMVFITAGMGGGTGTGAAPVVAEIARDERALTVGIVTIPFTFEGSRRARVADKGVELLRDRVDALIVIPNDRLLALGDRNLPVVEAFRLADDVLRQGVQGISDLVTQTGLINLDFADVKSVMSGAGTAMMAIGEGTGDNRALQAAQAAISSPLLDASIEGAHGILMNITGGSDLTLMEVNEAAQAVQDLVDKDANIIFGTVIVPNAKSEVKITLIATGLQPGSRTVRPRSTFGAPTIPPPPVHPASSPRFDRPDDIDLPSFMRRRR
- a CDS encoding ParA family protein; protein product: MTTVIAIANQKGGVGKTTTTANLGASLAQLGQRVLLVDLDPQGNLTAAFGLNRQVEETVAQALLDRACRMPILEAINHAPGSISVVPASIPLAAAEAALMTKLGRELRLRDQILTVSDRYDFVLIDTPPSLGLLTINALVAATRVIIPTEARYFSLQGLQMLEESIQEILYLNASLKVLGILLSKLDRRLREERAVSNYLRERWGDLVFATEIGTNSKILEAGSAGTSVFCYGGAERAAESYVQLAQEVMNRV
- a CDS encoding FHA domain-containing protein, with the protein product MICPFCGTESAADAATCANCGQPLLEVQLTWQTEGAPPQTIPLRRTMTIGRVPGNDIVISDTALSRQHARIQVTADGIAVVDLGSLNGTFVNGERIYEEQQLREGDEIRVGRTVMSVSQQQISVPMGEVGAEATVALEGFPSAAGGPEAEGGATVLVEPEPAPTVWVGEEEARGPVAQEPWAPEEEQAQLEPEEAASSDATMIGQAQVPPEPVAEPEWVEPEVAGYLVSADGRTPIAPSVTIGRAEGNDIRLEGDRLVSRTHARIEGRDGGVWLEDLQSANGTFLNGEQVKQPVLLADGDEIRIGSSVFRFETPIPAAMPEEIGEASATQLIPEEIEPAGVRGGTDALRAVEPGQALPGQAAEELVRAHPEVAAGAPTRTGPAVTDPSDQFHLVVNFGPETGSIFPLVKDVTVIGRAADDADYDIQLNDRAVSRPHAKVVKELDGFSIHDLDSANGTWVNYTEEISAPRMLADGDVIKVGKTTLVYRVPASSRPAQGEIVLDPTAGQIVTVFSLKGGVGTTTIAVNLAVAFRQVAQQSVLIIDLSTERGAVGVHMNLSPKLTLADLPADPSTIDWDVIQSVIIHHDSGIDVLPAPPSPQTAELVSAAAVSAILPQVRARYKWVIVDTNPTFSELNLGVFDQSDLILLPLAPDMTTVKVMQSTLDVFAALQTPAERRVLVLNQIHPRARIGQTELEQHLGERIGLTLPYAEDAVLDSIDRGVPLALTHPDHPTIQAIQAFAAKLAQVKVEAAAKPKRGGFGQWVQGLIGPRHH
- a CDS encoding Stp1/IreP family PP2C-type Ser/Thr phosphatase, with the protein product MRLDIGHRTDIGRRRDHNEDFLGVYQPDIDVETAHRGLLFVVADGMGGYAAGEVASRTAVEAVKQAYYGDLFSDLEDALTRALTTANDMVVQEANRDAERAGMGTTIAVAVLRGNELVAANVGDSRVYVIRKSEIQQLTHDHSWVAELLAVGKITPEEAMRHPMRNVVTRSLGGRPQVDVEVYPRFRVEPGDAILVCSDGLWGMVPGEKILQIIDSLSAQAAADALIAAANEAGGVDNISAIVCRVLGDPTDSDTDRTEMIDPLEIQDTQPISRP
- a CDS encoding methyltransferase domain-containing protein gives rise to the protein MSAITQEKFITLGHPSYVWRRGQDRRLDLIRKYVPLENQRILDVGCGIGTYVHRFRDFSDEVYGVDIDEEKVRQASARLPNIYHAAAEQLPFDDETFDVILLHEVIEHVASDAATIREAVRCLRPGGDLIIFAPNRMYPFETHGFYLGKRFIFRLCPFVNYTPDAVRNIFCHHVRIYTRRGIKRLFRGLNVDFTVCSHIYPGFDNITERHRILGRWLQGLADVAEHTALRAFGISHFVVARKRISEHAHAG